From one Micromonospora siamensis genomic stretch:
- a CDS encoding acetyltransferase, which yields MTVDLVIVGCGGHGREIAELVRAANRVTDATPWRLLGFVDDAPSEVNRKRVQALGMSWLGPLGTLGELPRATHVVLGIGDPRARRVVAFRADTADLPYATLVHPDATVGGDLVSAEGLVVFAGARITTNVVVGRHVHVNQNATLAHDCVADDFVSLHPMATVSGDCRLGRAALVGAGAVVLPGRRIGAEATVGAGACVTRDVPAGTAVKGVPAR from the coding sequence ATGACCGTGGATCTCGTCATCGTCGGCTGCGGCGGCCACGGCCGTGAGATCGCGGAGCTGGTACGCGCCGCGAACCGAGTCACCGACGCAACACCGTGGCGTCTGCTCGGTTTCGTGGACGACGCTCCCTCCGAGGTCAACCGCAAACGGGTCCAGGCTCTCGGGATGTCCTGGCTCGGTCCGCTGGGCACGTTGGGGGAACTGCCCCGCGCCACCCACGTGGTGCTCGGCATCGGCGATCCGCGCGCCCGCCGGGTGGTCGCCTTCCGTGCCGACACCGCCGACCTGCCGTACGCCACGCTGGTGCACCCGGACGCCACCGTCGGCGGAGACCTCGTCTCGGCCGAAGGGCTGGTGGTCTTCGCCGGTGCCCGGATCACCACGAACGTCGTGGTCGGCCGGCACGTACACGTCAACCAGAACGCGACCCTGGCGCACGACTGTGTGGCCGACGACTTCGTCTCGCTGCACCCCATGGCGACCGTGTCCGGCGACTGCCGGTTGGGCCGGGCCGCCCTCGTGGGTGCGGGTGCGGTGGTGCTGCCCGGCCGGCGGATAGGTGCCGAGGCGACGGTGGGTGCCGGCGCGTGCGTGACCCGGGACGTGCCGGCCGGCACGGCGGTGAAGGGCGTACCGGCGCGCTGA
- a CDS encoding MBL fold metallo-hydrolase, with the protein MGAEAERTVERALGGRLWRMAGLAAVAGLAWTARDVPAQLGGRLAGARAERAARSPRFRDGTFHNRADTRTMVADPGRNVLRELIFGKQKRRPTAAVPLLRPAGAPADDSDRELSIVWYGHASALIEIEGRRVLIDPVWSERCSPSAAVGPRRIHQPPVRLEELPPVDAVLISHDHYDHLDMATVQGLVAHQSAPFLVPLGVGAHLDRWGVPAERIIELDWSESHRLDGLTITATPAQHFSGRGLRRDGTLWSSWVVAGAHRKVFYTGDSGYFDGYAEIGAEHGPFDVTLMQIGAYDRAWPTIHMFPEEAVAAHLDLRGGLFVPVHWATFNLALHDWAEPVDRLWAEAKARDVRLAVPRPGERVVVDDPPAVDGWWQSIA; encoded by the coding sequence ATGGGCGCGGAAGCGGAACGGACGGTCGAGCGGGCACTCGGCGGGCGGCTGTGGCGGATGGCGGGGCTGGCCGCGGTGGCGGGCCTGGCCTGGACGGCGCGGGACGTGCCGGCCCAGCTCGGCGGGCGGCTCGCCGGCGCCCGGGCGGAACGGGCGGCCCGCTCCCCCCGGTTCCGCGACGGCACCTTCCACAACCGCGCCGACACCCGCACGATGGTGGCCGACCCGGGCCGCAACGTGCTCCGGGAGCTGATCTTCGGCAAGCAGAAGCGGCGGCCCACCGCGGCCGTGCCGCTGCTGCGCCCGGCCGGCGCGCCGGCCGACGACAGCGACCGTGAGCTGAGCATCGTCTGGTACGGCCACGCCTCGGCGCTGATCGAGATCGAGGGACGCCGGGTGCTGATCGACCCGGTGTGGAGCGAGCGCTGCTCCCCCTCGGCGGCGGTCGGCCCCCGCCGTATCCACCAGCCCCCGGTCCGCCTCGAGGAGCTGCCGCCGGTCGACGCGGTGCTGATCTCCCACGACCACTACGACCACCTCGACATGGCCACGGTCCAGGGCCTGGTCGCCCACCAGTCGGCGCCCTTCCTGGTGCCGCTGGGGGTGGGCGCGCACCTGGACCGGTGGGGGGTGCCGGCGGAGCGGATCATCGAGCTGGACTGGTCGGAGAGCCACCGGCTGGACGGGTTGACGATCACCGCCACTCCCGCCCAGCACTTCTCCGGCCGCGGCCTGCGCCGCGACGGCACGCTGTGGAGCTCGTGGGTGGTGGCCGGGGCGCACCGGAAGGTCTTCTACACCGGCGACTCCGGCTACTTCGACGGGTACGCCGAGATCGGCGCCGAGCACGGCCCGTTCGACGTCACGCTGATGCAGATCGGCGCGTACGACCGGGCGTGGCCGACCATCCACATGTTCCCCGAGGAGGCGGTCGCCGCCCACCTCGACCTGCGGGGCGGGCTCTTCGTCCCGGTGCACTGGGCCACCTTCAACCTGGCCCTGCACGACTGGGCGGAGCCGGTGGACCGGCTCTGGGCGGAGGCCAAGGCGCGCGACGTCCGGCTGGCGGTGCCCCGACCGGGTGAGCGGGTGGTGGTGGACGACCCGCCGGCGGTCGACGGTTGGTGGCAGTCGATCGCCTGA
- a CDS encoding lipopolysaccharide biosynthesis protein: MRALQNLLPIAAGERRVLVNVLTAVAGKGIGFLAPLIITPVAFTYMGAERYGLWMAVTALTGMGVFADLGLSDGLLTRLSYHARTDQEKAREIASAYTVLGASALVLLAIVALASRTVPWAELLGVDDPRLAGQVPMLVLICFGLLAANVPLTIIHRIQYAQGKAALSNGWQALSAVVSGLAVLAGVAMDLGYVVVVAVAVAAIPLMNLINTFLYFAVWNRPLRPRLANADRNAARRLLRLGLKFCLLSLLWSIALNVDSPLIARTLGLAAAGAYVVVAKLFALLNVFVTVMNLAIWPAVGGALARGDVARVRRGIRHMILLYTFGVGGAGLLLVVFGRDLLRVWVSAVDDSSVPLPLLGGLALWAVVSAMVTPLFVVQTATGMMKHQIRGWAGFLVLSIVLKYLLLRHIGVVGIPAGACLAYLVVMWPSAVVGYAQAVRSVQGERVGPHGTVAGAERLSV, from the coding sequence TTGCGCGCTCTGCAGAACCTGCTGCCGATCGCCGCCGGAGAGCGGCGTGTCCTCGTCAACGTGCTGACCGCGGTGGCCGGCAAAGGGATTGGCTTCCTTGCCCCACTGATCATCACGCCGGTGGCCTTCACCTACATGGGCGCCGAGCGGTACGGGCTCTGGATGGCGGTCACGGCACTGACCGGCATGGGAGTGTTCGCCGATCTTGGGCTGAGCGACGGGTTGCTCACTCGGCTGAGTTACCACGCCCGGACGGATCAGGAGAAGGCGCGGGAGATCGCCAGTGCCTACACCGTCCTCGGGGCGAGCGCGCTCGTGCTGCTGGCGATCGTGGCGCTGGCTAGCCGCACCGTTCCGTGGGCGGAACTGCTCGGTGTCGACGATCCCCGGCTGGCGGGCCAAGTGCCGATGCTGGTTCTCATCTGCTTCGGTCTCCTCGCCGCCAACGTTCCGTTGACCATAATTCATCGCATCCAGTACGCCCAGGGAAAGGCCGCGCTGAGTAACGGCTGGCAGGCCTTGAGTGCCGTCGTGTCAGGCCTGGCCGTCCTGGCCGGCGTAGCTATGGATCTGGGGTATGTCGTCGTCGTCGCGGTAGCGGTCGCGGCCATACCGTTGATGAATCTTATTAACACATTTCTCTACTTCGCTGTCTGGAACAGGCCTCTCCGGCCGCGGCTGGCGAATGCCGACCGGAATGCGGCCCGCAGGCTCCTGAGGCTGGGCCTGAAATTCTGTCTCCTCTCGCTGCTCTGGTCAATCGCCCTCAACGTCGACAGTCCGTTGATCGCGCGAACGCTTGGCCTCGCCGCCGCAGGCGCATACGTTGTCGTCGCTAAGCTCTTCGCTCTGCTGAACGTGTTTGTCACCGTCATGAACCTGGCCATCTGGCCCGCCGTCGGCGGCGCGTTGGCTCGAGGTGATGTCGCACGGGTCCGTCGCGGCATTCGTCACATGATCCTCCTTTACACTTTCGGCGTCGGCGGTGCCGGGCTGCTGCTGGTCGTCTTTGGGCGAGACCTTCTGCGTGTCTGGGTGAGCGCGGTGGACGATTCCTCGGTTCCCCTGCCGTTGTTGGGTGGACTGGCTCTCTGGGCGGTTGTCTCGGCGATGGTTACGCCGCTCTTCGTCGTGCAGACCGCTACCGGGATGATGAAACATCAAATCCGTGGTTGGGCGGGCTTCCTGGTCCTGTCGATCGTCTTGAAGTATCTCCTGTTGCGACATATCGGGGTCGTCGGCATTCCTGCGGGAGCCTGTCTCGCCTACTTGGTTGTCATGTGGCCGTCCGCCGTGGTCGGTTACGCGCAGGCTGTCCGCTCGGTTCAGGGGGAGAGGGTCGGGCCGCACGGTACCGTGGCCGGTGCCGAGCGGCTGTCGGTGTAG
- a CDS encoding Tex family protein — protein sequence MTQSVHQRIADELGVAERQVRAAVELLDGGATVPFIARYRKEATGLLDDAQLRTLEERLRYLRELDERRAAVLESIRGQGKLDEALEAQIMAADSKSRLEDIYLPYKPKRRTRAQIAREAGLEPLADTLLTDPTQDPRGTAAGFVDADKGVADAAAALEGARHILIERFAEDADLIGTLREQMWSRGRLVSRVRDGQESAGAKFADYFDFAEPYPKLPSHRILAMLRGEKEGVLDLTMDPEPEGDSDAVVTGPTRYEAAIAGRFGVSDQGRPADRWLADTVRWAWRTRILIHLGADLRMRLWQAAEEEAVRVFATNLRDLLLAAPAGTRATMGLDPGLRTGVKVAVVDATGKVVATDTIYPHEPRRQWDASIDTLAKLAGAHGVELVAIGNGTASRETDKLAADLIKRHPELKLTKVMVSEAGASVYSASAYASQELPGLDVSLRGAVSIARRLQDPLAELVKIDPRSIGVGQYQHDLSEVKLSRSLDAVVEDCVNAVGVDVNTASAPLLTRVSGIGAGLAENIVLHRDANGPFRTRSELKKVARLGPKAFEQCAGFLRIPGGDDPLDSSSVHPEAYPVVRRILASTGQDLRAVIGRSAILRGLRATDFVDDKFGLPTVTDILAELEKPGRDPRPEFRTATFVEGVEKIGDLTPGMLLEGVVTNVAAFGAFVDVGVHQDGLVHVSAMSHTFVKDPRDVVKSGDVVRVKVLDVDAARKRISLTLRLDDETPADGGRPQGGGGRRERGPRPDQGAAARGDRAGASGGDRGTRGGPRAGQDGSRGGQGGSGSRGGRGGTAGGDRGGSPQRQGRGTAAPANSEMAEALRRAGLA from the coding sequence GTGACCCAGTCTGTTCACCAGCGCATCGCCGACGAGCTCGGCGTCGCCGAACGCCAGGTGCGGGCGGCCGTGGAGCTGCTCGACGGCGGCGCCACCGTGCCGTTCATCGCCCGCTACCGCAAGGAGGCCACCGGCCTGCTCGACGACGCGCAACTGCGCACCCTCGAGGAGCGGCTGCGCTACCTGCGCGAGCTGGACGAGCGGCGGGCCGCGGTGCTGGAGTCGATCCGCGGCCAGGGCAAGCTCGACGAGGCCCTGGAAGCGCAGATCATGGCGGCCGACTCGAAGTCCCGGCTGGAGGACATCTACCTTCCGTACAAGCCCAAGCGGCGGACCCGGGCGCAGATCGCCCGCGAGGCCGGGCTGGAGCCGCTCGCGGACACCCTGCTCACCGACCCGACGCAGGACCCCCGGGGCACCGCCGCCGGGTTCGTCGACGCCGACAAGGGCGTGGCCGACGCCGCCGCCGCGCTGGAGGGCGCCCGGCACATCCTGATCGAGCGGTTCGCCGAGGACGCCGACCTGATCGGCACGCTGCGCGAGCAGATGTGGTCGCGGGGCCGGCTGGTCTCCCGGGTACGCGACGGCCAGGAGAGCGCCGGCGCCAAGTTCGCCGACTACTTCGACTTCGCCGAGCCGTACCCGAAGCTGCCGTCGCACCGGATCCTGGCCATGCTCCGGGGCGAGAAGGAGGGCGTGCTCGACCTGACCATGGACCCGGAGCCCGAGGGCGACTCCGACGCCGTGGTCACCGGCCCGACCCGGTACGAGGCCGCGATCGCCGGGCGCTTCGGCGTCAGCGACCAGGGCCGGCCGGCCGACAGGTGGCTGGCGGACACGGTGCGCTGGGCGTGGCGTACCCGGATCCTGATCCACCTCGGCGCCGACCTGCGGATGCGGCTGTGGCAGGCGGCCGAGGAGGAGGCCGTCCGGGTCTTCGCCACCAACCTGCGCGACCTGCTGCTCGCCGCGCCAGCCGGCACCCGGGCCACGATGGGCCTGGACCCGGGCCTGCGCACCGGGGTGAAGGTGGCCGTGGTCGACGCGACCGGCAAGGTGGTGGCCACCGACACGATCTATCCGCACGAGCCGCGCCGGCAGTGGGACGCCTCGATCGACACCCTGGCGAAGCTGGCCGGCGCGCACGGCGTCGAGCTGGTCGCCATCGGCAACGGCACCGCCAGCCGGGAGACCGACAAGCTCGCCGCCGACCTGATCAAGCGGCACCCGGAGCTGAAGCTGACCAAGGTGATGGTCTCCGAGGCCGGGGCGTCGGTCTACTCCGCGTCCGCGTACGCCTCCCAGGAGCTGCCCGGGCTGGACGTCTCGCTGCGCGGCGCGGTCTCCATCGCCCGGCGCCTCCAGGACCCGCTCGCCGAGCTGGTGAAGATCGACCCGCGCTCGATCGGCGTCGGGCAGTACCAGCACGACCTGTCCGAGGTGAAGCTGTCCCGGTCGCTCGACGCGGTCGTCGAGGACTGCGTCAACGCGGTCGGCGTGGACGTCAACACCGCCTCCGCGCCGCTGCTCACCCGGGTCTCCGGGATCGGCGCCGGGCTGGCCGAGAACATCGTGCTGCACCGGGACGCCAACGGCCCGTTCCGCACCCGCTCGGAGCTGAAGAAGGTGGCCCGGCTGGGGCCGAAGGCGTTCGAGCAGTGCGCCGGCTTCCTGCGCATCCCCGGCGGCGACGACCCGCTGGACTCCTCCAGCGTGCACCCCGAGGCGTACCCGGTGGTGCGGCGGATCCTGGCCAGCACCGGGCAGGACCTGCGCGCGGTCATCGGGAGGTCGGCGATCCTGCGCGGGCTGCGGGCCACCGACTTCGTCGACGACAAGTTCGGCCTGCCCACCGTCACCGACATCCTGGCCGAGCTGGAGAAGCCGGGTCGCGACCCGCGGCCGGAGTTCCGCACCGCGACGTTCGTCGAGGGCGTGGAGAAGATCGGCGACCTGACACCGGGCATGCTGCTGGAGGGCGTGGTGACCAACGTGGCCGCGTTCGGGGCCTTCGTCGACGTGGGCGTCCACCAGGACGGCCTGGTGCACGTCTCGGCGATGTCGCACACCTTCGTGAAGGATCCGCGCGACGTGGTGAAGTCCGGTGACGTGGTCCGGGTCAAGGTGCTCGACGTGGACGCGGCCCGTAAGCGGATCTCGCTGACCCTGCGGCTGGACGACGAGACGCCCGCCGACGGTGGCCGACCCCAGGGCGGCGGTGGTCGCCGCGAGCGCGGCCCCCGGCCGGATCAGGGTGCCGCCGCCCGCGGTGACCGGGCCGGCGCGAGCGGCGGCGACCGCGGCACGCGCGGTGGCCCCCGGGCCGGGCAGGACGGCTCGCGCGGCGGGCAGGGCGGCTCGGGCTCACGCGGTGGGCGGGGCGGCACCGCGGGCGGCGACCGCGGCGGGTCCCCGCAGCGCCAGGGCCGGGGCACGGCCGCGCCGGCCAACAGCGAGATGGCGGAGGCACTGCGGCGGGCCGGACTCGCCTGA
- a CDS encoding deoxyguanosinetriphosphate triphosphohydrolase family protein has protein sequence MEQPADPRARRLFGGSARALGDLATGPFRADRDRIVGSPFFARLNGVTQVISPGGSGLLVHNRLTHSLKVAQVARAIAERLTADEQVRAVLEKLGGCDPDVVEAAALAHDLGHPPFGHLGERVLDRLARQRLGLTDGFEGNAQSYRIVTSTEIRGAATTGLDLTAAVRAAMLKYPWTRLDHPDPHPRTMDPPPRGATPPPDDPESGSSKFGAYRTELDDLRQAREPFAGRIADWQQTVEASIMDTADDIAYAIHDVEDFYRVGVLQQGAVAAELMAWQRDVGHLRTATDGGLDSGGRRPGAAIERLRRQLHRKDAWIADDEAFAAAVEHVRQELVEGLLASPFDGSIEAEQYVARFSARWSTRFVESIRVTTDPNVRSGHVLLADAQWHEVQVLKFVHHRFVLARPDLALHQRGQARLLGTLVEALWEWLLDPEESSRLPRRLHDLVELAEAELHPRTPDRIGKARGRAIVDFVAQLTDGQAVAMQDALSGRSGALWTDAFVL, from the coding sequence ATGGAACAACCTGCGGATCCGCGGGCCCGACGGCTCTTCGGCGGCAGCGCCCGGGCGCTCGGCGACCTCGCCACCGGCCCGTTCCGCGCCGACCGGGACCGGATCGTCGGGTCACCCTTCTTCGCCCGCCTCAACGGTGTCACCCAGGTGATCAGCCCGGGTGGCTCGGGCCTGCTGGTGCACAACCGGCTCACCCACAGCCTCAAGGTGGCGCAGGTGGCCCGGGCCATCGCCGAACGACTCACCGCCGACGAGCAGGTACGCGCCGTCCTGGAGAAGCTGGGCGGCTGCGACCCCGACGTGGTGGAGGCGGCGGCCCTCGCCCACGATCTGGGGCATCCGCCCTTCGGGCACCTGGGGGAGCGGGTCCTGGACCGGCTGGCCCGGCAGCGGCTCGGGCTCACCGACGGGTTCGAGGGCAACGCGCAGTCGTACCGGATCGTCACCAGCACCGAGATCCGCGGCGCGGCCACCACCGGGCTCGACCTCACCGCCGCGGTCCGCGCGGCGATGCTGAAGTACCCGTGGACCCGGCTGGATCACCCGGACCCGCACCCGCGCACCATGGACCCGCCGCCCCGTGGCGCGACCCCGCCGCCGGACGACCCGGAGAGCGGCTCGTCGAAGTTCGGGGCGTACCGCACCGAGCTGGACGACCTGCGGCAGGCCCGGGAGCCGTTCGCCGGGCGGATCGCCGACTGGCAGCAGACCGTCGAGGCGTCGATCATGGACACCGCCGACGACATCGCGTACGCCATCCACGACGTGGAGGACTTCTACCGGGTCGGGGTGCTCCAGCAGGGTGCGGTGGCGGCCGAGCTGATGGCCTGGCAGCGCGACGTCGGGCACCTCCGCACCGCCACCGACGGTGGCCTGGACTCCGGTGGCCGGCGGCCGGGCGCGGCGATCGAACGGCTGCGCCGCCAGCTGCACCGCAAGGACGCCTGGATCGCCGACGACGAGGCGTTCGCCGCCGCCGTGGAACACGTCCGGCAGGAGCTGGTCGAGGGGCTACTCGCCTCGCCGTTCGACGGCTCGATCGAGGCCGAGCAGTACGTGGCCCGCTTCTCCGCCCGCTGGTCCACCCGGTTCGTCGAGTCGATCCGGGTGACCACCGATCCGAACGTCCGCTCCGGGCACGTGCTGCTGGCCGACGCCCAGTGGCACGAGGTGCAGGTGCTCAAGTTCGTCCACCACCGGTTCGTGCTGGCCCGCCCCGACCTGGCCCTGCACCAGCGCGGTCAGGCCCGGCTGCTCGGCACCCTGGTCGAGGCGCTCTGGGAGTGGCTGCTGGACCCGGAGGAGTCGTCCCGGCTGCCGCGCCGGCTGCACGACCTGGTGGAGCTGGCCGAGGCGGAGCTGCACCCGCGTACCCCGGACCGGATCGGCAAGGCCCGCGGACGGGCCATCGTCGACTTCGTCGCCCAGCTCACCGACGGGCAGGCGGTGGCCATGCAGGACGCTTTGTCGGGGCGCTCCGGCGCCCTCTGGACCGACGCCTTCGTGCTCTGA
- a CDS encoding glycosyltransferase yields MLHQRYLTEATAAHPMRHAATPTRRVLRVVAPMNFGGTEQCVADLLPRIASAGVVTDFVTLSSEIGQGPLAEAARQQGGRVWPVALDRRFSVTLLRLLRQVRPDVVHSDCGNFSGLILTLAAAAGVSTRIAHFRGDDNHRRRLHQRAKRAVLRRLVHAAATDIIGVSPSALTCAYRPSWQADPRCQVVLEGLDLDRLMRPSDFDVRQAIGALPGELICLTVARSSPQKRRWLLPPAIAALGARGVRAHCVIVGPLWGPDDERVRQVAAECGVADRVHLLGARNDIGSLHRQADVFLHPSNLEGLPGAVLEGVALGTPTVATDLPGVHFIAERLPGLTIVDLDESPSGWAAAVLKAVSRPIDRPAAMERFRASIFSADAAAATYVDIYRR; encoded by the coding sequence ATGCTGCATCAGCGATACCTGACGGAGGCGACGGCTGCTCATCCGATGCGGCACGCCGCTACTCCGACGCGCCGGGTGTTGAGAGTTGTGGCACCGATGAATTTCGGAGGGACCGAGCAGTGTGTGGCCGATCTGCTGCCACGCATCGCCAGCGCTGGCGTGGTGACCGACTTCGTGACGCTAAGCAGCGAGATCGGCCAGGGCCCGCTGGCCGAGGCGGCCCGACAACAGGGGGGAAGGGTGTGGCCGGTCGCGCTCGACAGGCGGTTTAGCGTCACCCTTCTGCGTCTGCTGCGGCAGGTCCGTCCGGATGTGGTGCACTCCGACTGCGGTAACTTCTCCGGACTGATCCTCACACTCGCGGCGGCCGCGGGGGTGTCCACCCGGATCGCACATTTCCGGGGTGACGACAACCACCGCCGTCGTCTACATCAGCGCGCCAAGCGCGCAGTGCTTCGACGACTCGTCCATGCGGCGGCCACAGACATCATCGGGGTGTCACCGAGTGCGCTGACGTGCGCATATAGGCCCTCCTGGCAGGCCGATCCACGCTGCCAGGTCGTGCTCGAGGGGTTGGACCTGGACCGGCTGATGCGGCCCTCGGATTTCGACGTCAGGCAGGCTATCGGTGCGCTACCCGGCGAGCTGATCTGCCTGACGGTGGCTCGTTCATCCCCGCAGAAGCGTAGATGGCTGTTGCCGCCGGCGATCGCGGCACTGGGCGCCCGGGGAGTGAGAGCGCACTGCGTCATCGTCGGGCCCCTTTGGGGTCCAGATGACGAGCGGGTACGCCAGGTCGCAGCCGAATGCGGCGTGGCGGATCGGGTGCATCTGTTGGGAGCCCGCAACGACATCGGTAGCCTGCACCGGCAGGCGGACGTGTTTCTCCATCCGTCGAATCTGGAGGGACTGCCAGGCGCGGTGCTGGAGGGCGTGGCGCTGGGAACACCGACGGTTGCCACTGACCTTCCCGGCGTTCACTTCATCGCGGAGCGCCTTCCGGGTCTGACGATCGTCGACTTGGACGAGTCTCCCTCCGGCTGGGCGGCAGCCGTCCTGAAGGCGGTCTCACGGCCCATTGATCGGCCGGCGGCGATGGAACGCTTCCGCGCCAGCATCTTCTCCGCTGATGCGGCGGCCGCCACCTATGTGGACATCTATCGTCGCTGA